CGGCGGGCGCCGAACACAGCGCGGAGACGATAGCGGAGGCCGTCGATCAGCGACATGAGCGGGCAGGGATCAGGCGCGCCGCATCACGCGCGCGATGGCGAGCGCCGTGCGTTGATACGCGCTTCTGGTCTCGCCGAGGTGCCGGCGGCCCGCGGCGGTAATGGTGTAGTAGCGCGCCTGCCGTCCGGTGGGCGACGCGCGCCAGCGCGAGGTGGCCCATCCTTTCTTCTGGACGCGCTCGAGGGCGGGGTAGAGCGAGCCTTGCTCGACGTGCAGCACATCCTTGGAAAGGCGCGCGATGTGCTGGGCGATCGAGTACCCGTGCATGGGCCCGATCGTGAGCGTCTTGAGGATGAGCATGTCGAGCGTCCCGGGGACGATGTCGCTCTGGCTCGTGGGTTTGGGCACGCGCGCCGCCATAGTTAGGTCGCCAACATGTTGGCTATCTACCTATGGGCTGTCAAGAGCGCCGGCGCGCGCGGCGCGCGCGGCGCGGGCGAGCGGACGGGTGGGGGGCAGCGTGCGCGGGGCGGCGCGTTGACTCGCGCCCTGCGCCGTGGCATCATTCACGTTCCGTGAAGGACGGGTGGCCGAGTGGCTGAAGGCACCGGTCTCGAAAACCGGAGTACGGGCAACCGTATCGTGAGTTCGAATCTCACCCCGTCCGTTAGTACGACAGCGCGTCCGCCTGCGCGCGCCGGATCCACGCATCAAGGCGAACGCGCTGCCACGGCTGCTGCGTCGCGCAGCCGCCAAACGGCCAGCGACATCACTCGTCGCTGGCCGTTTGGTGGTACTTCAATCAGGTGCTGTGACCGCCGCCTCCGTGGCCCCCTGATCCGCCGGACCCGCCGGATCCGCCCCGTTGACGGTTGGGGTCGCTCCCTGACTGGCCACCGCCACCGCCACCACTCCCGCCTCCAGTTCCTCTATCCCGCTCGTGATTGGGATTCTCCCGGCCGCTGCCGCCCATCCCGCCTTCTTCGCGGTGGCCGCGATCGGGGTTTTCGTGCTCGCGTTCCTTCGGCGTACCGGGATTGCCACTCTGACCGGGCGGTGCGTTTTTCACGTC
Above is a window of Gemmatimonadaceae bacterium DNA encoding:
- a CDS encoding PadR family transcriptional regulator, whose product is MPKPTSQSDIVPGTLDMLILKTLTIGPMHGYSIAQHIARLSKDVLHVEQGSLYPALERVQKKGWATSRWRASPTGRQARYYTITAAGRRHLGETRSAYQRTALAIARVMRRA